From a single Lactococcus carnosus genomic region:
- a CDS encoding DNA polymerase III subunit alpha: protein MYAQLNTKTVYSFMGSTVKLADYLTAAKALGYQTLGVADIDNLHAAHQFMTLALGMGIKPVVSFETTCVIDNLPIQLSFIAKTSEGLSNLYRISSKKNFGFHKLSDITSHLSDVAIVVGSDYAVDNILKQLPKEDVYVGLLKPTVQEFTRPKIPFLSVKYLDPADANTLTILEHIKNGTKVDESLTVAHSENLHAESTVTELFDQKSLQNLDTLVSSIHYQAMDGSLALPIFNQDMVAATELRQIATAFLEFEQKVTPTYLERLEHELTTIHEMGFDDYFLIVADVLRYARSENIYTGMGRGSALGSLVAYALQITGVDPVANDLLFERFLNPERASLPDIDIDMPDNKRADILAYVKNRYGSSHVAQIMTFSTFGMKQSFRDVAKVFGMTEIEISHVSSMIGQSDTLAQEYAKNNRLRAEIINDKRLQTVFNYAQKIEGMPRQKSVHASGVVLAAQDLTNYLPIAPGEMLPITQFEAHDVEAIGLIKFDFLSIKNLTYINDMRDLVETRYDKQININQIDLNDQQTLSLFREGQTLGIFQFENPQMMSFLRQLKPTEFSDVVAATSIFRPGPSAFIPEFIKRRHGDEVVVYPDSTISHILKPTYGIMIFQEQIMQVAQVFAGFSLGRADLLRRAISKKKGDEFEQLRSEFISGSLKNGHSQEKASEIYELIERFANYGFNRSHAFGYGALAVQMAFFKAHYPDVFYEIMLRDSKRLALLNDARAVGFTLAPAYINRMPYYDKLSDGQIIVGMRAIKGLSRELALWILEHRPFSSLQAFIQKLPDNFQKVAIIQPLILIGAFDEFEPNRRKLVENLAKLVDFSAVFQTDLFATSASNLTFAYTEYEDYSPAEKYQMEFDLMGIAVTEHPLMAIAKQRKGNFTAISNLIANQKATVLVELTHLKTHRTKAGATMAFLNVTDTQDVLDVTLFPEVYHHYLADINEGTFYLITGKVSERNDRLQLVADGLVKVDATDKKLWLAIADTTKNRKIAQILSEFPGNLPVVLYNETTKTTQLTTSYVNDTELLLKRLTGYVTKAVIR, encoded by the coding sequence ATGTACGCACAATTGAATACAAAAACTGTTTACAGTTTTATGGGCTCAACCGTAAAATTAGCAGATTATCTGACAGCTGCCAAAGCACTTGGCTATCAAACACTTGGTGTTGCGGATATCGATAATCTCCATGCAGCCCATCAATTCATGACATTGGCACTAGGTATGGGGATTAAACCTGTTGTTTCATTTGAAACGACTTGTGTCATCGATAACTTGCCAATTCAACTCTCATTTATTGCTAAAACATCCGAAGGGCTAAGTAATCTTTATCGGATTTCAAGCAAAAAAAATTTTGGATTTCATAAGCTGTCGGATATCACAAGCCATTTATCAGATGTCGCAATCGTTGTTGGGTCAGACTATGCAGTTGATAATATCCTGAAACAGTTACCCAAAGAGGATGTCTATGTTGGCCTATTAAAACCAACGGTACAAGAATTTACACGTCCAAAAATACCATTTTTATCTGTTAAGTATCTAGATCCTGCAGATGCTAATACACTGACTATTTTAGAACATATCAAAAATGGGACAAAAGTTGATGAAAGTCTGACGGTCGCCCATTCTGAGAACTTACATGCTGAGTCGACGGTCACAGAGCTATTTGACCAAAAAAGCCTGCAAAACTTGGATACCCTTGTTTCAAGTATTCACTATCAAGCCATGGATGGTAGTTTAGCCCTACCAATTTTTAATCAGGATATGGTAGCAGCAACTGAGTTACGACAGATTGCGACTGCTTTTCTTGAGTTTGAGCAGAAGGTAACCCCAACCTATCTAGAAAGGCTTGAGCATGAATTAACGACTATTCATGAGATGGGATTTGATGATTATTTTCTAATCGTAGCAGATGTTTTACGTTATGCGAGATCTGAAAACATCTATACAGGTATGGGGCGTGGCTCTGCGCTAGGTTCTTTGGTAGCATATGCGCTTCAGATTACAGGGGTAGACCCTGTAGCCAATGACCTGCTATTCGAACGCTTCTTAAATCCTGAGCGCGCTAGTCTACCCGATATCGATATTGATATGCCAGATAATAAACGCGCCGATATTTTGGCTTATGTGAAGAACCGCTATGGTAGTAGTCATGTGGCTCAGATTATGACTTTCTCAACTTTTGGTATGAAGCAGAGTTTCCGAGATGTCGCCAAAGTATTTGGCATGACAGAAATCGAAATCTCACATGTATCGAGTATGATTGGTCAATCAGATACACTGGCACAGGAATATGCGAAAAATAATCGACTCAGAGCAGAAATTATTAATGACAAGCGGCTACAAACAGTCTTTAATTATGCGCAAAAAATAGAGGGCATGCCTCGTCAAAAGTCAGTGCATGCCTCAGGTGTCGTTTTAGCAGCACAGGACTTAACTAACTATTTGCCCATAGCACCTGGTGAGATGTTACCCATCACGCAGTTTGAAGCACACGATGTTGAGGCGATTGGCTTAATTAAATTTGACTTTTTAAGTATCAAAAATTTAACTTATATTAATGATATGCGTGATTTGGTCGAGACGCGTTATGATAAACAGATTAATATTAATCAGATTGATTTAAACGATCAGCAAACATTGAGCCTATTTAGAGAGGGACAGACACTAGGGATTTTCCAATTTGAAAATCCGCAAATGATGTCTTTCCTACGACAACTTAAGCCAACCGAATTTTCGGATGTTGTTGCTGCAACATCCATCTTTAGACCGGGACCATCAGCCTTCATTCCTGAGTTCATAAAAAGACGGCATGGTGATGAAGTAGTCGTTTATCCGGATAGCACGATCTCACATATTTTGAAGCCTACCTATGGGATCATGATTTTTCAAGAACAGATCATGCAGGTAGCACAGGTTTTCGCTGGTTTTTCTCTTGGACGTGCTGACCTGCTTAGACGTGCCATATCTAAGAAAAAAGGGGACGAGTTTGAACAGCTCAGATCCGAATTCATTTCGGGTAGTTTAAAAAATGGGCATAGTCAAGAAAAGGCAAGTGAAATCTATGAGTTGATTGAGCGGTTTGCCAATTATGGCTTTAACCGATCACATGCCTTTGGTTATGGGGCGCTAGCAGTTCAGATGGCTTTCTTTAAAGCCCATTATCCTGATGTCTTCTATGAAATTATGTTGCGTGACAGTAAGCGTTTAGCCTTGTTAAATGATGCTAGGGCAGTCGGATTTACATTAGCCCCCGCCTACATTAACCGCATGCCCTATTATGATAAGTTATCAGATGGTCAAATCATTGTCGGTATGCGTGCCATAAAAGGCCTATCACGTGAGTTAGCACTTTGGATACTTGAACATCGGCCATTTTCTAGCTTACAAGCCTTTATCCAAAAATTACCTGATAATTTTCAAAAAGTTGCCATCATCCAACCCCTGATCTTAATCGGTGCTTTCGATGAATTTGAGCCTAATCGGCGTAAATTAGTTGAAAATTTAGCGAAACTAGTTGACTTTAGTGCAGTCTTTCAAACAGATTTATTTGCTACATCGGCTTCAAATTTAACCTTTGCTTATACAGAATATGAAGATTATAGCCCTGCAGAAAAATATCAGATGGAGTTTGACCTGATGGGCATCGCCGTAACAGAGCATCCCTTGATGGCGATTGCTAAGCAAAGAAAGGGTAACTTTACGGCCATCTCAAACTTGATTGCCAATCAAAAGGCGACCGTTCTAGTTGAGCTAACACATCTTAAAACGCACAGAACCAAAGCGGGTGCAACCATGGCATTTTTAAACGTAACAGATACGCAAGATGTCTTAGATGTGACCCTATTTCCAGAAGTTTACCATCATTACTTAGCTGATATTAATGAAGGGACGTTTTATTTAATTACCGGAAAAGTGTCTGAGCGAAATGATCGGTTGCAACTTGTAGCAGATGGTCTGGTTAAAGTCGACGCAACAGATAAAAAATTATGGTTGGCGATTGCGGATACGACTAAAAATAGGAAGATTGCCCAAATATTAAGTGAGTTTCCAGGTAATCTACCGGTCGTTCTCTATAATGAGACAACAAAAACGACACAGCTGACAACCAGCTATGTCAATGATACTGAGCTATTGTTGAAGCGCCTAACAGGCTATGTCACTAAAGCAGTGATTAGATAA
- a CDS encoding DUF2929 family protein, translating to MKFIVLLFWSLILSEVAGFIIAKLNASALNPSLSAIIAVAFVIFIFVFDKVAILPDAKAYSAK from the coding sequence ATGAAATTCATAGTTCTCCTATTTTGGTCACTCATTCTAAGTGAAGTTGCTGGTTTTATCATCGCTAAGCTTAACGCTTCAGCACTTAACCCAAGCCTATCTGCTATTATCGCAGTTGCATTTGTCATTTTTATTTTCGTTTTTGACAAGGTTGCCATTTTACCAGATGCCAAAGCTTACAGCGCTAAATAA
- a CDS encoding CTP synthase, giving the protein MTKYIFVTGGVVSGIGKGIVASSLGRLLKNRGLKVTIQKFDPYINIDPGTMSPYQHGEVYVTDDGAETDLDLGHYERFMDVNLNKYSNVTTGKIYSEVLRKERRGEYLGATVQVIPHITDALKEKIKRAAATTDSDVIITEVGGTVGDIESLPFLEALRQMKSDVGSDNVFYIHTTLLPYLKASAEMKTKPTQHSVKELRGLGIQPNMIVIRTETPAEQGIKNKIAQFTDVAPEAVIESLDVEHLYQIPLNLQAQSMDDIVLEHLKLDLPKADMTEWTEMVHHVMNLKKKTKITLVGKYVELPDAYISVVEALKHAGYPADTDIDLNWIQSNDVTAENVAGLLSDADGIIVPGGFGPRGTEGKITAIQYARENNVPMLGICLGMQLTCVEFGRNVLGLEGANSSELDPETKFPIIDLMRDQIDVEDMGGTLRLGLYPAKLKAHSVTAVAYDNQEVIQRRHRHRYEFNNTYREKFEKAGFVFSGVSPDNRLVEIVEIPDHKFFVACQYHPELSSRPNRSEGLYTAFIKASVENSEA; this is encoded by the coding sequence ATGACAAAATACATTTTCGTAACAGGTGGTGTGGTTTCAGGTATTGGTAAGGGGATCGTGGCATCAAGCCTAGGCCGTTTATTGAAAAATCGTGGTCTCAAGGTGACGATTCAAAAATTTGATCCTTATATTAATATTGACCCAGGTACAATGAGTCCGTATCAACATGGGGAAGTGTATGTCACTGACGATGGCGCTGAAACTGACCTTGACTTAGGTCACTATGAACGTTTCATGGATGTTAATCTCAATAAATATTCTAATGTCACAACTGGTAAAATCTATTCTGAAGTGTTGCGTAAAGAACGCCGTGGCGAGTATCTTGGTGCGACAGTTCAGGTTATTCCACATATTACTGATGCACTTAAAGAGAAAATCAAACGTGCAGCAGCAACAACTGATTCTGATGTGATCATCACTGAGGTTGGTGGTACGGTTGGTGATATTGAGTCACTACCATTTCTTGAAGCACTTCGTCAGATGAAATCTGATGTTGGCTCAGATAATGTGTTCTATATCCACACGACACTCTTACCTTACTTGAAGGCTTCAGCTGAAATGAAAACAAAGCCAACACAACATTCAGTTAAAGAGTTGCGTGGGTTAGGTATCCAACCGAATATGATTGTCATTCGGACGGAAACACCTGCTGAGCAAGGGATTAAAAATAAAATTGCTCAGTTTACAGACGTAGCACCAGAAGCGGTTATTGAATCATTGGATGTCGAGCATTTATATCAAATTCCATTGAATTTGCAAGCGCAAAGTATGGACGATATCGTCTTGGAACATTTGAAACTTGACTTACCAAAAGCAGACATGACAGAGTGGACTGAGATGGTGCATCATGTTATGAATCTCAAGAAGAAAACAAAAATTACTTTGGTAGGTAAATATGTTGAATTACCAGATGCCTATATTTCTGTTGTTGAAGCCTTAAAACATGCTGGCTATCCTGCTGATACTGACATTGACCTTAACTGGATTCAATCAAATGATGTAACAGCTGAAAATGTTGCAGGCTTGTTAAGCGACGCTGATGGTATTATTGTACCTGGTGGTTTTGGACCACGTGGTACAGAAGGTAAGATAACAGCAATCCAATACGCGCGTGAAAATAACGTCCCTATGTTGGGTATTTGTCTAGGCATGCAGTTGACATGTGTTGAATTTGGCCGTAATGTCCTTGGTCTTGAGGGTGCTAATTCTAGTGAGCTAGACCCTGAAACGAAGTTCCCAATCATCGATTTAATGCGTGATCAAATCGACGTAGAAGACATGGGTGGTACGCTGCGTTTAGGCCTCTATCCTGCTAAGCTAAAAGCACATTCAGTTACAGCAGTAGCCTATGATAATCAAGAAGTGATTCAACGTCGTCATCGTCATCGTTATGAGTTTAATAATACGTATCGTGAAAAATTTGAAAAAGCAGGATTTGTTTTCTCAGGTGTTTCTCCAGATAATCGTTTGGTTGAAATTGTTGAAATTCCAGATCACAAATTCTTTGTCGCTTGTCAATATCATCCAGAATTGTCAAGTCGTCCAAACCGTTCAGAAGGACTATACACAGCATTTATCAAAGCATCTGTTGAGAATTCAGAAGCCTAA
- a CDS encoding helix-turn-helix transcriptional regulator: MNNVRSFREKKGLSQFSLAKEIGVARQTINLIENNKYNPSLDLCIKLAKQLNTDLNELFWEVKVDEK; this comes from the coding sequence ATGAATAATGTAAGAAGTTTTAGAGAAAAGAAAGGCTTATCACAGTTTTCTTTAGCAAAAGAGATTGGTGTAGCGAGGCAAACAATAAATCTAATAGAGAATAATAAGTATAATCCTTCTCTAGATTTATGTATAAAACTAGCCAAACAATTAAATACAGATTTAAATGAACTATTTTGGGAGGTCAAAGTTGATGAAAAATAA
- a CDS encoding DUF3278 domain-containing protein, with protein sequence MKNKESLRIRIIKRFYGIAGDYDEYKEKEVNRIGNNAFMALWCYFMITNFIACLFAFKYPTETLKVYICTNAFVSIFVVTTYIIIASKKSKLNDVDIENTDLKTEKKKVLRSGILAGLQFGIDMYFLGALTAWITENETFSSYVSTPKNLIISILQSIFFGGFMYVVARCRIKKQL encoded by the coding sequence ATGAAAAATAAAGAGTCCTTGAGAATAAGAATAATCAAAAGATTTTATGGAATTGCTGGAGATTATGACGAATACAAAGAAAAAGAAGTAAATAGGATAGGAAATAATGCCTTTATGGCCTTATGGTGTTACTTTATGATTACAAATTTTATAGCATGTTTATTTGCATTTAAGTATCCCACAGAAACCTTAAAGGTTTATATTTGCACGAATGCATTTGTGAGTATTTTTGTTGTAACCACATATATAATTATAGCTAGCAAAAAAAGTAAATTGAATGACGTTGACATAGAAAATACAGATTTAAAAACAGAGAAGAAAAAGGTTCTAAGATCTGGCATATTGGCTGGCTTACAATTTGGAATAGACATGTACTTTCTAGGTGCATTGACAGCTTGGATTACTGAAAATGAAACCTTTTCATCATATGTTAGCACACCCAAAAATCTAATTATTTCTATTCTTCAAAGTATCTTTTTCGGAGGATTCATGTATGTAGTAGCTAGATGTAGAATAAAGAAACAACTGTAA
- a CDS encoding GNAT family N-acetyltransferase — translation MIEKACLDLAKYAFHKLPTGGDEAFYKLLSQSTLHTHEQDGQLTSMVVDTHFNVYFQGQVVPMSGIGYVASYPEYRGNGGASKLMTESLQENYKNKTIFSYLAPFSYGFYGQFGYRYLFNQKQYEIAATDFPKGKQTDLLAKRLSFIQAKADLAIIYQLADNNGSLYRGEFEWDYYFSFKKQPHFAVFYEDGLPKGYLIYDFSGMDFIIHEMIYLNEQAKDTVYRFVSSHAGAFEKVKYTAPDNTWLEQDMQEPSRAKISLLPNMMARIVNLSAFLERFPMKEAKQFTITDALLPENNLVFGEGEAVEMTISEFTKYVMRDVILRDYF, via the coding sequence ATGATAGAAAAAGCCTGTCTAGACTTAGCAAAATATGCCTTTCATAAACTGCCGACTGGTGGTGATGAAGCTTTCTATAAGTTACTGAGTCAGTCAACACTTCATACCCATGAACAAGATGGGCAATTAACCAGTATGGTTGTTGACACGCATTTCAATGTCTATTTTCAGGGACAGGTTGTCCCCATGTCAGGTATCGGCTATGTGGCAAGTTACCCTGAATATAGAGGAAATGGTGGGGCAAGTAAGCTCATGACTGAGAGTTTACAAGAGAACTATAAAAATAAGACGATTTTCTCCTACTTAGCTCCATTTTCCTATGGTTTTTATGGTCAATTTGGCTACCGGTACCTCTTCAATCAAAAACAATATGAGATCGCTGCGACTGATTTCCCTAAAGGTAAACAGACAGACTTGCTAGCTAAACGATTATCATTTATACAAGCGAAAGCAGACCTGGCAATCATTTATCAGCTAGCTGATAATAACGGCAGTCTCTATCGTGGTGAATTTGAGTGGGATTATTATTTTTCTTTTAAAAAGCAACCCCATTTTGCTGTTTTCTATGAAGATGGCTTACCAAAAGGCTATCTGATTTATGACTTTAGTGGGATGGATTTTATCATTCATGAGATGATCTACTTGAATGAGCAAGCGAAAGATACGGTGTATCGCTTTGTCTCAAGTCATGCTGGTGCTTTTGAAAAAGTTAAGTATACTGCACCAGATAATACCTGGCTCGAGCAAGATATGCAAGAGCCAAGTCGTGCTAAAATCAGCCTATTACCGAATATGATGGCGCGTATCGTTAACTTGTCCGCGTTTTTAGAACGCTTTCCGATGAAGGAAGCTAAACAGTTCACGATTACGGATGCGCTATTACCAGAAAATAATCTCGTTTTTGGTGAAGGGGAAGCAGTAGAGATGACGATCAGTGAGTTTACTAAATATGTCATGCGTGATGTCATACTACGTGACTATTTTTAA
- a CDS encoding TIGR01440 family protein has protein sequence MELTELKYQTAQLIDDVLQQAAVKKGQIFVLGLSSSEVNGGVIGHKSSAEIGQVIVKVIYDKLSEIGAHLAVQGCEHLNRALLVERELAEAKGLEIVSVIPQLHAGGSGQVAAYDLFQDPVEVEHITAQAGLDIGDTAIGMHVKHVQIPFRPILRELGGAHVTALKSRPKLIGGPRASYEATDVFREEQT, from the coding sequence ATGGAGCTAACAGAACTTAAGTATCAGACAGCGCAATTGATTGATGATGTCTTGCAACAGGCCGCAGTAAAAAAAGGTCAGATTTTTGTCCTTGGCTTGTCGTCGAGCGAGGTCAATGGTGGGGTGATTGGCCATAAATCATCGGCTGAAATTGGTCAGGTCATCGTTAAAGTCATTTATGATAAGCTAAGTGAAATCGGCGCACACTTGGCCGTACAAGGCTGTGAACATCTGAATCGGGCATTGCTTGTTGAGCGAGAATTAGCTGAGGCTAAAGGGTTAGAGATTGTATCTGTTATCCCGCAACTCCATGCTGGTGGTAGCGGGCAAGTCGCTGCTTATGATCTATTTCAGGACCCGGTTGAAGTTGAGCACATCACAGCACAGGCTGGTCTTGATATAGGTGATACAGCTATTGGCATGCATGTCAAACATGTCCAAATCCCTTTTAGACCAATCCTACGTGAGCTAGGTGGTGCCCATGTGACCGCACTAAAAAGCCGGCCTAAACTTATCGGTGGGCCTCGTGCTAGTTATGAAGCAACTGATGTCTTTCGTGAGGAACAAACATGA
- a CDS encoding ECF transporter S component → MTLTTKKIAPLAIISALTLAISLFLKIPMPLTKGVVTVLDAGIILTALRFGKAEGAVVGGITGLLFDILSGYPQWAFFSLLIHAGQGYVAGFKGAKTLFLALSCVVMVGGYFLISWLFYGLGAALADMPGNIIQAIFGVVVGITLERSLSRVK, encoded by the coding sequence ATGACATTAACGACTAAAAAAATAGCACCACTTGCGATTATTTCAGCCTTAACACTCGCAATTTCTTTGTTTCTAAAAATACCAATGCCGCTAACAAAGGGGGTTGTGACGGTACTTGATGCGGGGATTATTCTAACTGCTTTACGGTTTGGTAAGGCTGAGGGAGCAGTGGTTGGTGGCATTACAGGCCTTTTATTTGATATCTTGTCAGGCTATCCACAATGGGCATTTTTTAGCCTACTCATTCATGCTGGTCAAGGCTATGTTGCGGGATTCAAAGGTGCTAAAACACTTTTTCTTGCACTATCTTGTGTCGTGATGGTAGGGGGCTATTTCTTAATCTCTTGGTTATTTTATGGCTTGGGTGCAGCGCTTGCGGACATGCCAGGTAATATCATTCAAGCTATCTTCGGTGTCGTTGTTGGCATAACGCTTGAGCGCAGCCTATCAAGGGTAAAATAA
- a CDS encoding bifunctional hydroxymethylpyrimidine kinase/phosphomethylpyrimidine kinase — MTEKLPKVLAISGSDILSGGGFQADLATYSQYGIYGFVAITSIVTTTQDGDGDGFVITATALSLFQQQLDSLADIAFDAIKIGLLPSVEIAELTLAFIKQHQEIPIILDPVLVFKENNDHEITKMKATLLAFLPYVTVITPNLREASILTGMPIATSADMETAAIRLYHLGSKHTIIKGGNRMDQSLARDLYYDGQAVKTFVKPLISNNNNGAGCTFASAIASNLAISTPMVAAIEQSKAFTYQAILSSNEYGVFQHDIND; from the coding sequence ATGACAGAGAAACTACCTAAAGTATTAGCTATTTCGGGATCGGATATCTTATCTGGAGGTGGCTTTCAAGCAGATTTAGCGACCTATTCTCAGTATGGTATCTATGGCTTTGTCGCCATTACATCGATTGTCACAACGACGCAAGATGGAGATGGAGATGGGTTTGTGATTACAGCAACAGCCTTATCGCTCTTCCAACAACAGCTTGACAGTCTAGCAGATATCGCATTTGATGCCATTAAAATCGGCTTGCTACCGTCTGTCGAGATTGCGGAACTGACGCTAGCTTTTATCAAACAGCATCAAGAGATACCGATTATTTTAGATCCTGTTCTAGTCTTTAAAGAGAACAATGATCATGAAATAACTAAAATGAAGGCGACATTACTTGCCTTTCTACCCTATGTCACAGTGATCACGCCTAATTTGAGAGAAGCCAGTATATTGACGGGAATGCCTATTGCTACCTCCGCTGATATGGAGACAGCAGCGATACGCTTATATCATTTAGGCAGTAAACATACGATTATTAAGGGTGGTAATCGTATGGACCAAAGTCTGGCACGTGATTTATATTATGATGGACAGGCAGTTAAGACATTTGTGAAGCCACTTATCTCAAATAATAATAATGGTGCAGGGTGTACTTTTGCCTCTGCTATCGCCAGTAACCTTGCTATTAGTACACCGATGGTAGCGGCGATTGAACAAAGCAAAGCCTTTACCTACCAAGCCATTCTTAGCTCAAACGAATATGGAGTATTTCAACATGACATTAACGACTAA
- the truA gene encoding tRNA pseudouridine(38-40) synthase TruA yields the protein MRRYKAIIAYDGTDFSGFQIQDNGRTVQEELERVLTRLSSGQVIKIHGSGRTDSGVHALGQVVHFDLATARDPEKLRFALDTQTPDDINVLAVEAVEDTFHSRFNPHNKTYQYQLTTSRAPNPLTRRTSFHVPKLIAQDEMMAAADLLVGTHDFTGFTASGATVEDKVRTITAVRIVKTSEHELSISFSGNGFLYKQVRNMVGTLIKVGLGKWPASRISDIIAAQNRDLAGPTAPAHGLCLMEVNYRDDRETT from the coding sequence ATGAGACGATATAAAGCAATTATTGCATATGATGGGACGGATTTTTCTGGCTTTCAAATACAGGATAATGGTAGAACGGTTCAAGAAGAGCTTGAACGTGTTTTAACGCGCTTATCCTCTGGACAAGTGATTAAGATACATGGATCTGGTCGGACGGATAGTGGCGTGCACGCATTAGGTCAAGTCGTGCATTTTGACTTAGCAACAGCGCGTGATCCTGAAAAATTACGGTTTGCCTTGGATACACAGACACCAGATGATATCAATGTGTTAGCAGTTGAAGCGGTCGAGGATACCTTTCATTCGCGTTTTAATCCGCATAATAAGACGTATCAGTACCAATTGACGACCTCTCGTGCACCAAACCCACTCACAAGACGGACTAGTTTTCATGTGCCAAAACTGATTGCTCAGGATGAGATGATGGCAGCTGCTGATTTACTGGTCGGGACACACGATTTTACAGGGTTTACAGCATCTGGCGCAACAGTTGAAGATAAGGTGAGAACGATTACGGCTGTCAGGATCGTCAAGACTAGTGAGCATGAGTTAAGTATCTCTTTTTCTGGGAACGGTTTTCTATATAAGCAGGTGAGAAATATGGTTGGGACGCTCATTAAGGTTGGCTTGGGCAAGTGGCCCGCAAGTAGGATTTCTGATATTATAGCGGCTCAAAATCGTGATTTGGCTGGGCCAACAGCGCCAGCACACGGCCTATGCTTGATGGAGGTCAACTATAGAGATGACAGAGAAACTACCTAA